The proteins below come from a single Miscanthus floridulus cultivar M001 chromosome 1, ASM1932011v1, whole genome shotgun sequence genomic window:
- the LOC136476431 gene encoding LOW QUALITY PROTEIN: pentatricopeptide repeat-containing protein At3g22670, mitochondrial-like (The sequence of the model RefSeq protein was modified relative to this genomic sequence to represent the inferred CDS: deleted 2 bases in 2 codons) — protein MDCCPVRVSGLSARLVNKVLSRFSNDWVAAFGFFTRAGTQAGYCHSADLYDMMVDILGKFKQFDLMCGLISQMHEIGGLVSLATMTKVMRRICGANRWSDAIDAFHKMDRFGVAKDTKAMNVLLDTLCKERSVKRARGAFQALKGTIPPDESSFNTLVHGWCKARMLKEARETMKEMERHGFSPSVITYTSLIEAYCMEKDFQTVDDILNEMHTKGCPPNIITYTIVMHALGKAGRTQEALDTFDKAKQDGCALDASFYNSLIYILCRSGRCNLQDANFVVEEMHRTRISPNLNTFNTLISAACDHSQAENALKLLVQMEEQSCKPDIKTYTPLLKLCCRRQWVKTLLFLICHMFRKDITPDFSTYTLLVSWLCQNGRLTQSCLFLEEMVLKGFAPQQETFDLVLDKLKKMDMLSAVRKIQLLRMQTEGTRCRSGVPSYLREDGHGRQCYAVLSNTSEAESGIDEKKVPRAVRTL, from the exons ATGGACTGCTGCCCTGTCAGGGTGTCAGGACTGTCAGCACGCCTTGTCAACAAGGTCCTGAGCAGGTTCAGCAATGATTGGGTGGCCGCATTTGGGTTCTTCACGCGGGCGGGAACTCAGGCAGGCTACTGTCATTCTGCTGATTTATATGACATGATGGTAGACATATTGGGCAAGTTCAAGCAGTTTGATTTGATGTGCGGTCTGATCAGCCAGATGCATGAGATTGGGGGGTTGGTGTCGCTAGCGACCATGACGAAGGTGATGAGGAGGATCTGTGGGGCCAACCGATGGAGTGACGCCATTGATGCTTTCCATAAAATGGACCGCTTTGGGGTGGCGAAGGACACAAAGGCCATGAATGTGCTCTTGGACACATTGTGCAAGGAGAGGAGTGTGAAGCGTGCAAGAGgtgccttccaagctttgaagggGACAATTCCTCCCGATGAGAGTAGCTTCAACACATTGGTTCATGGCTGGTGCAAAGCGAGGATGCTGAAGGAGGCTCGTGAAACGATGAAGGAGATGGAGCGGCATGGTTTCAGTCCTTCAGTAATAACTTACACCAGCTTGATAGAAGCGTACTGCATGGAGAAAGATTTTCAGACGGTTGATGATATCTTGAATGAGATGCACACAAAAGGATGCCCTCCAAATATTATCACATACACAATTGTGATGCACGCGCTAGGGAAGGCTGGGAGGACACAAGAAGCTCTGGATACTTTTGACAAGGCGAAGCAAGATGGCTGTGCCCTAGATGCTTCCTTCTACAACTCTCTGATATACATACTCTGCAGATCTGGGAGG TGCAACTTGCAAGATGCAAATTTTGTGGTCGAAGAAATGCACCGAACCAGAATATCCCCAAACTTGAATACCTTTAACACCCTGATTTCTGCTGCCTGTGATCACTCTCAGGCTGAGAATGCACTTAAACTGTTGGTTCAGATGGAGGAACAGTCATGCAAGCCAGACATCAAGACGTACACCCCCTTGCTGAAGCTATGCTGCAGAAGGCAATGGGTGAAGACGCTTCTGTTCCTGATATGCCATATGTTCCGGAAGGACATCACCCCTGATTTCAGCACATACACGTTGCTGGTGAGCTGGCTATGCCAGAACGGGAGGCTCACCCAGTCCTGCTTATTCTTGGAGGAGATGGTGCTGAAGGGCTTTGCTCCACAGCAGGAGACCTTTGATCTTGTGCTGGACAAGCTTAAGAAGATGGACATGCTTTCAGCAGTGAGAAAGATTCAGCTTCTCAGGATGCAAACAGAAGGTACTA